A DNA window from Ipomoea triloba cultivar NCNSP0323 chromosome 10, ASM357664v1 contains the following coding sequences:
- the LOC116031670 gene encoding protein TRI1-like, with protein sequence MALSLGMFSGFVTGETAALLKPSVSPSSVRLAAPPFANLQPARTVSFAASSNPASETKKSPVRGIMKPRRVSPEMQAFLGGVAEAPRTEVVKQVWAHIKQHNLQDPADKKVIVCDDELKKIFGGREQVGFLEIAGLITPHFL encoded by the exons ATGGCTCTGTCCTTGGGGATGTTTTCCGGCTTTGTTACCGGAGAAACGGCGGCGTTGTTGAAGCCGTCGGTGTCGCCGTCTTCTGTTAGGCTTGCGGCTCCTCCTTTTGCTAACCTGCAGCCCGCGCGTACGGTGAGCTTCGCAGCTTCTTCGAATCCGGCATCGGAGACGAAGAAGAGCCCTGTCCGAGGTATCATGAAGCCACGGCGCGTCTCGCCGGAAATGCAGGCGTTCCTCGGCGGCGTTGCTGAGGCCCCTCGCACTGAAGTTGTCAAGCAGGTTTGGGCTCACATTAAACAGCATAACCTTCAG GATCCCGCAGACAAGAAGGTCATTGTGTGTGACGATGAGCTGAAGAAAATTTTTGGAGGAAGGGAACAGGTTGGGTTCCTCGAGATTGCCGGATTGATAACTCCCCACTTTCTTTAA
- the LOC116033643 gene encoding 3-oxo-Delta(4,5)-steroid 5-beta-reductase-like, whose amino-acid sequence MSWWWAGAIGAARKRFGEEDDAPPKHQSVALIFGVTGIVGNSLAEILPLADTPGGPWKVYGVARRPRPAWNADHPIQYIQCDISAEKDAQSKLSVLTDVTHVFYVTWANRSSELENCEANGKMFRNVLNAVVPNCPDLKHICLQTGRKHYLGPFELYGKVAHDPPYHEDLPRLDAPNFYYTLEDILLERAEKTEGLTWSVHRPGTIHGFSPYSMMNIVGTLCVYAAICKHEGAPLRFPGVKAAWEEYSDCSDADLIAEHEIWAAVDPYAKNEAFNVSNGDVYKWKHLWKILAEKFEVEDGGFEEGERITLQEIMKEKGRVWDEIVEKNNLQATKLEDVGVWWFVDLILSGGCPLDTMNKSKEHGFLGFRNSKKAFISWIDKVKAHKIVP is encoded by the exons ATGAGCTGGTGGTGGGCCGGAGCTATTGGCGCTGCACGG AAaaggtttggagaagaagatgacGCGCCGCCCAAGCACCAGAGCGTGGCTCTAATCTTCGGCGTCACCGGGATCGTCGGCAACAGCCTCGCCGAGATCCTCCCTCTCGCCGACACGCCCGGCGGCCCATGGAAGGTTTACGGCGTCGCTCGCCGGCCAAGACCCGCCTGGAACGCCGACCACCCAATCCAGTATATCCAGTGCGATATTTCCGCCGAGAAAGACGCCCAATCCAAGCTGTCAGTCCTGACAGATGTCACGCACGTGTTCTACGTCACGTGGGCGAACCGATCATCGGAGCTGGAAAACTGCGAAGCCAACGGGAAAATGTTCAGGAATGTCCTAAACGCCGTCGTCCCCAATTGCCCGGATTTGAAGCACATATGCCTGCAAACGGGCCGGAAACACTATCTCGGCCCATTCGAATTGTACGGAAAAGTCGCGCACGATCCGCCGTATCACGAGGATTTGCCGCGACTAGACGCGCCCAATTTCTACTACACTCTCGAGGATATTCTTTTAGAGCGAGCGGAAAAGACGGAGGGATTAACGTGGTCCGTACACCGGCCGGGGACAATCCACGGCTTTTCTCCGTACAGCATGATGAACATCGTCGGAACTCTGTGCGTCTACGCCGCGATCTGCAAGCACGAAGGGGCCCCACTGAGATTCCCCGGCGTTAAAGCAGCGTGGGAAGAATACTCAGATTGCTCCGATGCGGATTTGATTGCAGAGCACGAGATCTGGGCGGCGGTGGACCCATACGCCAAGAACGAAGCTTTCAACGTCAGCAATGGCGACGTGTACAAATGGAAGCATTTGTGGAAGATTTTGGCGGAGAAGTTTGAGGTGGAAGATGGGGGATTTGAAGAAGGGGAGAGGATTACTCTGCAGGAGATTATGAAGGAGAAAGGGCGTGTTTGGGATGAGATTGTGGAGAAAAACAACCTGCAAGCTACGAAATTGGAGGATGTTGGAGTATGGTGGTTTGTGGATCTTATCTTGAGTGGAGGTTGTCCCCTGGATACTATGAACAAGAGCAAAGAACATGGGTTTCTGGGATTTAGGAACTCCAAGAAAGCCTTCATTTCATGGATTGATAAGGTGAAAGCTCACAAGATCGTTCCTTAG